From the Solibacillus sp. FSL R5-0449 genome, one window contains:
- the purH gene encoding bifunctional phosphoribosylaminoimidazolecarboxamide formyltransferase/IMP cyclohydrolase, giving the protein MTKRALISVSDKNGILEFAKELVALGYEVLSTGGTKSLLQQNNVPVTAVDEVTNFPEILDGRVKTLNPMIHGGLLGKFDEPSHVAQMNEHGIRPIEIVCVNLYPFVETISKPDVSWDDAIENIDIGGPTMLRSAAKNHDYVTVIVDANDYSAVLEELKADGKTTLTTRRRLAAKVFRHTAAYDSYISNHLSNAIGEEFPENMTLTYELKQTLRYGENPHQKAAFYAKRLGSDFSIAYATQLHGKELSYNNIQDANAALQIVKEFEMPAAVAVKHMNPCGVGTGETIEEAFNKAYEADSTSIFGGIIALNKEVDKATAEKLSGIFLEIIIAPSFTAEALEILTQKKNIRLLTIDFTQEKQDQFNVVAVEGGLLVQEPDRFGFKDANIQVVTDREPTEEEWEALKLGWAVVKHVKSNAIVVTDKQMTLGVGAGQMNRVGAAKIAFEQAGEKAQGAALASDAFFPMGDTVEAAAKAGIKAIIQPGGSIKDQESIDAANKYGIAMVFTGVRHFKH; this is encoded by the coding sequence GTGACGAAACGTGCACTTATTAGTGTTTCAGATAAAAATGGTATTTTAGAATTTGCAAAAGAATTAGTAGCTCTTGGCTATGAAGTACTTTCTACAGGTGGAACAAAAAGTTTATTACAACAAAACAACGTTCCGGTAACAGCAGTAGATGAAGTAACAAACTTCCCGGAAATTTTGGATGGCCGTGTAAAAACATTAAATCCGATGATCCATGGCGGTCTATTAGGTAAGTTTGATGAGCCAAGCCATGTTGCGCAAATGAACGAACATGGCATCCGCCCAATCGAAATTGTATGTGTCAACTTATATCCGTTCGTCGAAACGATTTCAAAACCGGATGTATCTTGGGATGATGCAATTGAAAACATCGATATTGGCGGTCCGACAATGCTACGTTCGGCAGCAAAAAACCATGATTATGTAACGGTAATTGTTGATGCAAATGACTATTCTGCTGTATTGGAAGAATTAAAGGCAGATGGAAAAACGACATTAACAACACGTCGTCGTTTAGCAGCAAAAGTATTCCGCCATACAGCTGCATATGATTCGTACATTTCCAATCATTTATCAAATGCAATTGGCGAAGAGTTCCCGGAAAATATGACGTTAACATATGAACTGAAGCAAACATTACGCTATGGTGAAAACCCTCACCAAAAAGCGGCATTTTATGCAAAACGTTTAGGTTCGGATTTCTCGATTGCCTATGCAACTCAATTACACGGTAAAGAATTATCGTACAACAATATCCAGGATGCAAATGCAGCATTGCAAATCGTGAAAGAATTTGAAATGCCTGCAGCGGTTGCCGTGAAGCATATGAACCCATGTGGTGTCGGTACTGGTGAAACTATCGAAGAAGCATTCAACAAGGCTTACGAAGCAGATTCAACATCGATTTTCGGCGGTATCATCGCATTAAACAAAGAAGTGGACAAAGCAACTGCAGAAAAATTATCAGGTATTTTCCTTGAAATCATTATTGCGCCAAGCTTTACTGCAGAGGCATTAGAGATTTTAACGCAAAAGAAAAATATTCGCTTGTTAACAATCGACTTCACACAGGAAAAGCAGGATCAATTCAATGTTGTTGCTGTTGAAGGTGGATTACTTGTACAGGAGCCGGACCGTTTCGGCTTTAAAGATGCCAACATTCAAGTTGTGACAGACCGTGAACCGACTGAAGAAGAGTGGGAAGCATTAAAACTGGGCTGGGCAGTTGTGAAGCATGTAAAATCAAACGCCATTGTTGTTACGGATAAACAAATGACATTAGGTGTTGGTGCTGGTCAAATGAACCGTGTTGGCGCAGCAAAAATTGCCTTTGAACAAGCCGGGGAAAAAGCACAGGGCGCGGCATTGGCTTCGGATGCATTCTTCCCAATGGGCGACACAGTGGAAGCAGCGGCTAAAGCCGGTATTAAAGCGATCATTCAACCAGGCGGCTCAATTAAAGATCAGGAATCAATCGATGCAGCAAACAAGTACGGTATTGCAATGGTATTTACAGGAGTTCGTCACTTTAAACATTAA